From Corallococcus caeni:
GTCGAGCAGCTCGACGTTCCAGTACGACACGTCCGCGAGGTGCAGGAACGGCAGCCACTCACGGTAGGTGACCTTGCGGATGGCGCCGCGGAACAGCGGCGTCCAGCGCGGGCGCACGGGCTTCTTGAGCAGCCGCATGCCGGCCTGCTCGGGCGTGCGTCCGCCCTTCTTCAGGTTGCAGGGGACGCAGGAGCACACCACGTTCTCCCACGTCGTCTTGCCCCCCTGGGTGCGCGGGTTGACGTGGTCCAGGTTGAGGTCGCTGCGGGGCAGCTGCTTCGCGCAGTACTGGCAGGTGTCGTTGTCGCGCGCGT
This genomic window contains:
- a CDS encoding HNH endonuclease produces the protein MINSAVLVLNRYYQPVHVTSVKRAFSLLYQGVAKAIDEQYRLYEFEDWAALSATQDSITTIDRTIRVPRVLVLGAYDHLPRAKVRFSRLNIYARDNDTCQYCAKQLPRSDLNLDHVNPRTQGGKTTWENVVCSCVPCNLKKGGRTPEQAGMRLLKKPVRPRWTPLFRGAIRKVTYREWLPFLHLADVSYWNVELLDE